tgtttgtttgttttttgttttcttttttccctctctcctctcctgcctcttgGCCCACCTTCTCCCCGGCCCGCGCTCCCTTCAGTAGGTGAAGACCAGGTTAGAGATGCTGGACTCCAGCCAATCTCCCGAGATCATCTCGCTCACCTCGGGCGTGCAATAGTCCGGGAATTCGAAGTGGGAGCCTGAGCCGGGTTCGAAGTTAAAATCCAGGTCCCGATCGAGCGCCGATGAGGAGCTGAAACTGCCCAGGGACATGCTCTCAAAGTTTGAGCTGGGGTTCAGGTCGAGCAGGTCGTCTTCGAACTCGTCGTCGGACGACGAAGAGcccgaggaggaggaagaggacgaggAGAGCGAGGAGGACGCGTGCGAGGGCGCGCTGGACGGGGCGGGCGAGGCTGCGCGTAGGCTGGCGTAGCCGCGGTGGTCAGCGGGCGATCGGCTGGCGGCTGGCGATGATGCTGCGCTGCTGCGGCCGCTCAGACTCCGGCCATCGGGCGAGCATCCCGGGCCTCCATCTTCGTACAACCCCAGTGGATCACTGGGGTCGGCGCTCGCTCCCAGGCCCCCGACGGGAGACGCCGAAGCGCCCAGGCTTCCAAACAGGTAGACGCGCTTCACTTTCTTGTCGGCAGGGTGTTTGGCTGGGGTGGCCAGCGCACTGGACGGCGAGGAGGAGGCGGCCGGAGTGGCCGCACTGGGAGTCCGCACCTTGTAGACGGCCGTGGGCTCCCCCAGGGGCAGCAGGGCAGCTTGCTCTGGAGAGAACGATGCAGCCGCCTTGCTGCCGCCCGCCGGGACCAGCTTAGCGTGGGGCTTGCCGACCGAGCTGCCCGCCACCTTGGGGCCACAGCTCTTCTTGGGCGCGGGCTTGGAGCTGCCGCCCGCGCCACCCCCCGCGTGGCTGCTTCCCGCGTGGCCGCTGCTGCCCGCGACCTTGTCGCCCTTCTCCCCTGGCTTGGCTGTGGCCGCCGATCCCGCGCCCGCGTTGCCCGACTTCACCTTCTTTCGCGGCCGGTACTTGTAGTCAGGGTAGTCAGCCATGTGCTTGAGGCGCAGCCGCTCCGCCTCCTGGATGAACGGAATCTTGTCGCTGTCCTTGAGCAGCTTCCAGCGTTTGCCTAGCCGCTTGGAGATCTCGGCGTTGTGCATGTCGGGCGACTGCTCCATGATCTTGCGCCGCTCGATCTGCGACCACACCATAAAGGCGTTCATGGGCCGCTTGATGTGGCCACTGGGCGTCTTGCACCAGCTGGGGTCGTCCGCCTTGCCGCCCGTCGACGCGGTGGAGCCAGGCGTCGGGGAGGACGCGATGCCCAGCTCCAGGCCGGCGCCCGAGTCCGAGCTCTCCCCGGCCAGCAGAGCCTCAGTGTTCTCCGCGTTGTTGGTCTGTTGTACCATGGCCCCGGCTTGCCGGGCGCCCACGCGCGCTCACACGCTCGCGGCGCGGTCGCCGGGCCCTGCGGGCTCCCCGGGGCGGAGACCAGGGTCCCCTGAGCGGCGCGCGGGCCAGGGGCGGCCGCCTC
Above is a window of Mus musculus strain C57BL/6J chromosome 13, GRCm38.p6 C57BL/6J DNA encoding:
- the Sox4 gene encoding transcription factor SOX-4; translated protein: MVQQTNNAENTEALLAGESSDSGAGLELGIASSPTPGSTASTGGKADDPSWCKTPSGHIKRPMNAFMVWSQIERRKIMEQSPDMHNAEISKRLGKRWKLLKDSDKIPFIQEAERLRLKHMADYPDYKYRPRKKVKSGNAGAGSAATAKPGEKGDKVAGSSGHAGSSHAGGGAGGSSKPAPKKSCGPKVAGSSVGKPHAKLVPAGGSKAAASFSPEQAALLPLGEPTAVYKVRTPSAATPAASSSPSSALATPAKHPADKKVKRVYLFGSLGASASPVGGLGASADPSDPLGLYEDGGPGCSPDGRSLSGRSSAASSPAASRSPADHRGYASLRAASPAPSSAPSHASSSLSSSSSSSSGSSSSDDEFEDDLLDLNPSSNFESMSLGSFSSSSALDRDLDFNFEPGSGSHFEFPDYCTPEVSEMISGDWLESSISNLVFTY